TGAACTCGCCCAGCAGCCGTGTGGTCTCCATCACGGCCACCGGCACGTGCCAGTCCTGCCAGAGGATCACCGCGGCAATCCACACGGCGTGTATCAGCGGCGACTTCAGCAACGGCATGGGTGAACGGCTGCCGGAGTACAGCCAGATGCCAACGGTGAAGTTGAAGCCCATCATCACCGCAAAGATCACGACACCCAGGGCGAGGCCCTGTTGGCCGAACGCGAACAGGCAGAGTGGTAAGCCGATGTTGCCGATATTGGGAAAGATCAACGGGGGTACATAGGTACGCACATCAAGACCGGCAAGCCGCAGCACCACAACGCTGACCATGCTGAATGCAACCAGCAGGACGAGGGTCGCGAGGCCCAGATGCACCAGCAAGCCGCCGTCGAGTTCGATGTTCAACAGGGTGTAGAACACCAGGCAGGGCGCGCCTACCAGTGTCACCAGTTCGGCCACGC
The Natronocella acetinitrilica DNA segment above includes these coding regions:
- a CDS encoding AEC family transporter, giving the protein MLQQLINVVGPVLACIALGWAWAWTERPFDTRGVAELVTLVGAPCLVFYTLLNIELDGGLLVHLGLATLVLLVAFSMVSVVVLRLAGLDVRTYVPPLIFPNIGNIGLPLCLFAFGQQGLALGVVIFAVMMGFNFTVGIWLYSGSRSPMPLLKSPLIHAVWIAAVILWQDWHVPVAVMETTRLLGEFTIPVMMLTLGVSLARMRVTRLLPAVLLSLLRIAMGVVLGWLVAELFGLQGTARSVFILQAAMPVAVFAYLFAVRYQRSPEEMAGLVVVSTVISLATLPLLLLWLMP